CCGAGCATGAAGTGGCGACCCTCGGGCAGGTGCAGCGCCATCGCGATGCCGGCGCGGTAGCCGAAGCGGGCCTGCTCTTCCCAGATCTCGCCCTGGCCGTCCTTCGTGTACGTGGCCTGGTTCCAGATGATGGGCACGCTCTGCCGCTTGCAATGCTGCATCACGGGGTCACGGCGCCAGTTCTCGCGGCTGAGGAAGGCCGTGCGATAGGCATCGGGGGCGTTGTCGACCGTGATGAATTCGGAGTCGGCGAGCACATGGTCGAGCACCATCGTGGCCGACACCGTCTGGAAGCCGAGCTGCTGCGTGAAACGCACGATCTCGGACAGGAACTCCTCGCGGCTGCCCGCCTGCATCACCGCCATGTAACCACTTTGAAGCATGGGCTCCTCTCGCCAAGCGCCTGACTCACCGCACCTCTCGCGCGCACCTCTCGCCCGCACCCTGGATCCACCCGGCGCATGCCTGTCGCGCGCCCCTGTCATGGTTTACAGATGCCAGGGTTTACAGCTTGTGAGGTGCCGGCCCCGGGCAAGATCATTCGCAGATCGCAATGCTCAGGGATCGTATAGCGACCCGTCAACCCCTATGACGCCCGCCTGGATCGTATGTGCTTGGCCTCCGGTGCTTTTGAACGCGCAATCCACCCCGGAATTGCATTTCGTTCACCTCGGCACCAGTGTGCTCAACCCCGGTGACCCGGAACACCCCAGCATGGGCCAGACCCTGTGGGGAAACCCCTCGTCCGCCTCCGTCGCCGGAGTCGCGTGGGACTGGGTCGAACTGCAAGAGGGTGTGTTCGCCATGGCGGACCCGCTCGGCCTCGTCACGAACCTGCGACTCGTGGGGCCGAAGGGCGAGGCCTTGTCGAACATGCAGGTGGCGCTGTACCTGAACGAACTGGTGCGCACGCTGCCGTGGCAGTCGGAGGTCTCGCGTGCGCTGCAGAGCGAGCAGATGATGCACGCCACGTCGCACTGAACGGGCGCGGCTTCAGCGCAGCGAGGCCCCGCGCAGGGACCGCGACACCGCCAGCACGCCCACGCCGGCCAGCACCACGCACACGCCGGCCGGCACGGCCATCAGCTCCCACGAGAGCGCCTCGCCCTTGAGCACGCGGGTCATCAGCGCGTGCTGGGCGAGGGCGGGCACCCACCGGTGCCAGGGCGCCTCGCCGTCCTGGTTGAAGACGGTCACGAGCGGCAGCATCGACACCACGAGCAGCAGCACCGACGTGCTCGCCTGCGCCTCCTTGAAGGTGCGGCAGCGGATGGCCACGGCCATCAGCAGCGCCGAGAGCGCACAGGCGAGCGGCAGCAGCACCGCGACGAACCAGGCCGCCTCCACCGCGCCGAACTGGAACAGCGCCTGCAGCGTGTCGCTGCGCAGCAGCCACTGCGCGGGCAGGAAGCTGAAGCAGCTCAGCACGGCGATCAGCACCGACACCGACACCACCGCCGCCCACTTGCCGAGCACCAGGGCCCAGCGCGGCGCGGGCAGCACCAGCAGCGGCTCGAGCGAACCCCGCTCGCGTTCACCCGCCGTGGTGTCGAGCGCGGCGTTGAGGGCGCCGTACAGCACGGCCATCAGCACGAAGAAGGGCAGCATCGACGTCAGCTGCGCGGCGCGCGACTGCTGGCTCGCGAGGTCGCGCCCGGCGAGGTCCACCGGTTCCAGCACCTGGGCCGACACGCCCCGAAGCGCGAGCGCCAGCAGCCCGCGTTCGCGCGAGAAGCCCTCGACGAGCCGGCGCACCCGCGCCGCGCCGGCCTCGGCCTGGCGGTTGCCGCTGTCGGACACCAGCTCCAGCACGGGCTGGTCGCCGTGCAGCAGCGCGTCCTCGAACCCTTCCGGCACGACGAGCACGGGTTCGCCGAACTTCGAGCGCCGCAGCCGGTCCTCGTAGTCCGCCGGCGGCGCCTCGATGGCGTAGGTCTGGCGTTCGATGAAGTTGCGCAGCGTGGGCGCGTGTTCGATGCCGTCCACCACCACCACGCGCTTCTCCGCCTGCGTCTCGAACTGCGCGAGCAGCCCCGACAGCGCGATCAGCACCAGCGGCCCGAGCAGCACGCTCGACACCAGCACGACCATCAACGTGCGCCGGTCGCGCAGCGCGTCGACGATCTCCTTGCAGTACACCGTCCACACCGCCTTCATGGCGCGGCCTCCCCGGGGTAGGCGAGGGCGACGAACGCTTCCTCGAAGTCGGTCTCGAGCGTGGACGCGAGCAGCTCGTCCACCGTGCCCGAGGCCACGGTGCGCCCGTGCGAGACGATCACGACGCTGTCGCAGAGCCGCTCCACCTCCTGCATGATGTGTGTCGAGAAGACGATGCACTTGCCCCCGCCCTCCGGCGAGCACAGGTGGTGCAGCGTTTCGCGCAGCGCCCGCGTGGCCATCACGTCGAGGCCGTTGGTGGGTTCGTCCAGCACGATGTTCGCCGGGTCGTGCACCAGCGCGCGGGCCAGCGCCGTCTTCATGCGTTCGCCCTGGCTGAAGCCGTCGGTGCGGCGGTCCAGCAGCCGCGTCAGGTCGAGCACCCGCGCGAGTTCGGCCGCGCGCGCCTCGGCGGCGTCGCGGGTCATGCCCTGCAGCCGGCCGAAGTACACGATGTTCTCGCGGGCCGTGAGGCGCGGGTACAGGCCGCGCGCATCGCTCAGCACGCCCATGCGTGCGATGGCGCCGCGCGGGTCGCGTTTCACGTCGATGCCGTCCACCGCCATGCGGCCGCCGTCGGGTTCGATCAGGCCGGCGAGCATGCGCAGCGACGTGGTCTTGCCCGCGCCGTTCGGACCCAGCAGCCCGAGGATGTGCCCGTCCGGCGCGGTGAAGCTCACGTCGACGACCGCATGCACCGGCCCGGCGGCCGGGCGCAGGAAGCGGCGTGGCGCGGGGAAGTTCTTCACGAGGTGTTCGACGCGGATCATGGCTTCGCCTCCGCGGGCAGGCGCACGGGGCGCAGGGCCGGGGGCCGCGGCACGCCCTTCGCGCAGGACGTGTCCACGCGCAGCGCGGTGGCGTCGTCGGGCGCGTCGATGAAGCGGAACCACACGTCGCGCAGGCAGCCGAGCGACAGCAGGCCGTGCCCGGCGTTGTCGACCACCACGTGCCGCGCGTTCGATCCCAGCGCCGTGGCGACCCGTTCGGCATGGCGGGGCGGCGTGGCCGGGTCGAGGCCGCCGCTCAGCAGCAGCACCGGCGCCGGGCTCGGCGGCACGGTGTAGAACGCCGGCGGCACCTCGCCGCGCGGCCATTCGGCGCACACGCGGCGGTACAGCTGCAGCTGGCCGTCGCCGAAGTCCTTGCCGCGGCCCTCGGCGTGGCCGGCGAGGCGGGGCACGTCCTCCGCGCACACCACCGAGAAGTGCATGCCGGCGGCGATGGTGCCAGCCTTGCCCGAGAACAGGCTGCTGCCGAGGCCCATGAGCCCTTCCAGGCGCCCCGCCGCGGCGTCGTGCAGGGCAGCCGGCAACGCGGAGGACAACACCGGCGCGTACAGCGCGCCCCGCACCGTCGACAGCACGATCTCGCGCGTGAGCGTGAGGCGCTCGGGCCGTCCGGTGAGCGGGTGGGCCACCTCGACCGGCCGGGGCAGGCCCGACAGCAGCTTCGCCCAGTCCTCGCGCAGGTTCGGGAAGTCGGCCGCGCAGCCCGGCTCGCGGGCGCAGGCCTCCAGCAGCGCGTCGAGCACGGCCTGGCTGTCGAGCGACTGGCTGGCCGGCAGCACCATGTCGGGCGGGGCCACGCCGTCGAGCACCACGCGGCGCACGTGGCGCGGGAACTGGCGGAGGTAGTCGAGCGCCGCGCGGGTGCCGTAGGACGCGCCGACGAGGTTGATGCGTTCGGCGCCCAGCTGGACCCGCACCGCGTCGAGGTCCTGCATCGCGAGGGGCGTGGCGAAGAACTTCAGGCCGTCGACACCGCCGAGGTTCTTTCGGGCGCCGAGGCGGTCGCGGCAGGCCATCAGCTGGCGGAACTGGCGGTCGGGGTCGGTCTGGTCGGCCACGGCCTGGTGGCGCGGGTCCTCGCAGTCGAGCGGCTCGGAGCGGCCGGTCCCGCGCTGGTCCACGAACACGATGTCGCGCCGGTTGTTCAGGCGCTGGAACAGCGGCAGCACCTGGGACAGCACCGACGAAGCGCTCTGCCCCGGACCGCCGGGAATCAGGAAGACGGGGTCGTCGAACTTGCGCCGCGCGAGCGCCGGCACCACCACGTAGCGCACGTCGATGGCGGGGCCGTCCGGCCGGGCCGGGTCGAGCGGGCGGCGCACCGAACCGCACATCACCTCGAAGCGGTGGCCGTCGATGCGGCACGGCTGCAGCTGCGCCTGCGCGGAGGGCAGGGCACCCGCCAGCAGAGCGAGGCCAGCGAGGGCGCGCGACAGGGCTCGCATCGGGCTCAGGCGCCCAGCAGCCGCTTCAGCTCGCCGCTGTCGATCAGGCGCTGCAGGTCGGCGTTGCCGCCCACGAGGCTGCCCTTCACGAACACCATCGGGAACGTGGGCCAGCCCGTCCACATCTTCAGCGCGTTGCGCCGGCGCCATTCGGAAAAGTAGCTGCCGTACTCGAGGTACTGGTGGCTCACGCCGGCCGCGTCGAGCGCGCGCCGCGCCTTGCGGCACTCGGGGTTCATCGCCATGCCGACGACGAGCACCGGGTTCGACCCCGCGGCCGCCTGCACGTTGTGCACGATGTCGGCGTTCAGGTTCGCGACCTGGTCGCGCACCGCGGGGTGGATTCGGGTCTCGTCGAGGACTTGACGGGGCATCGGCTGGCTCCAGGCTCGGAAGGAGCCCGAAGGTTAGCCGATGCCGTTCACGTCGCCAGCGCGCCCGACTGGAAGTCCCGGAAGGCCTGGTGGATCTCGGCCTCGGTGTTCATCACGAACGGACCGTACTGCACGATGGGCTCGTTCAGCGGCTTGCCGGCCACGATCAGCACCCGCACCGGCTCGTCCGACGCCGAGTCGACGCGCACGCCGTCCGCGCCCGCCGTGTTCGCGAGGATCGCCATGCGGTCGGTCTCGACCCGCGTGCCCGCCACGTCGGCCGCGCCGCCGAACACGTAGACGAACGCGTTGTGCGTCGCCGGGATCGGCTGCTCGAACGACGTGCCCGGGGGCAGCGTCACGTCCAGGTACAGCGGCTCGGTCGTCGGGCGTGTCACGGCCCCGCGGGTGCCGCGGGTCTCACCGGC
This genomic stretch from Piscinibacter gummiphilus harbors:
- a CDS encoding glutaredoxin domain-containing protein, translated to MPRQVLDETRIHPAVRDQVANLNADIVHNVQAAAGSNPVLVVGMAMNPECRKARRALDAAGVSHQYLEYGSYFSEWRRRNALKMWTGWPTFPMVFVKGSLVGGNADLQRLIDSGELKRLLGA
- a CDS encoding ABC transporter ATP-binding protein, which translates into the protein MIRVEHLVKNFPAPRRFLRPAAGPVHAVVDVSFTAPDGHILGLLGPNGAGKTTSLRMLAGLIEPDGGRMAVDGIDVKRDPRGAIARMGVLSDARGLYPRLTARENIVYFGRLQGMTRDAAEARAAELARVLDLTRLLDRRTDGFSQGERMKTALARALVHDPANIVLDEPTNGLDVMATRALRETLHHLCSPEGGGKCIVFSTHIMQEVERLCDSVVIVSHGRTVASGTVDELLASTLETDFEEAFVALAYPGEAAP
- a CDS encoding helix-turn-helix transcriptional regulator, with amino-acid sequence MLQSGYMAVMQAGSREEFLSEIVRFTQQLGFQTVSATMVLDHVLADSEFITVDNAPDAYRTAFLSRENWRRDPVMQHCKRQSVPIIWNQATYTKDGQGEIWEEQARFGYRAGIAMALHLPEGRHFMLGVERDQGVPADPVELMRIVADLQLLTVHAQEAAGRIFVPVAPDKSVTTLTPRELEALRWTMEGKTAWEVGNILGISERTAVLHVNNAMHKLGCVNKHQAVLKALRMGLLR
- a CDS encoding alpha/beta hydrolase → MRALSRALAGLALLAGALPSAQAQLQPCRIDGHRFEVMCGSVRRPLDPARPDGPAIDVRYVVVPALARRKFDDPVFLIPGGPGQSASSVLSQVLPLFQRLNNRRDIVFVDQRGTGRSEPLDCEDPRHQAVADQTDPDRQFRQLMACRDRLGARKNLGGVDGLKFFATPLAMQDLDAVRVQLGAERINLVGASYGTRAALDYLRQFPRHVRRVVLDGVAPPDMVLPASQSLDSQAVLDALLEACAREPGCAADFPNLREDWAKLLSGLPRPVEVAHPLTGRPERLTLTREIVLSTVRGALYAPVLSSALPAALHDAAAGRLEGLMGLGSSLFSGKAGTIAAGMHFSVVCAEDVPRLAGHAEGRGKDFGDGQLQLYRRVCAEWPRGEVPPAFYTVPPSPAPVLLLSGGLDPATPPRHAERVATALGSNARHVVVDNAGHGLLSLGCLRDVWFRFIDAPDDATALRVDTSCAKGVPRPPALRPVRLPAEAKP
- a CDS encoding ABC transporter permease, encoding MKAVWTVYCKEIVDALRDRRTLMVVLVSSVLLGPLVLIALSGLLAQFETQAEKRVVVVDGIEHAPTLRNFIERQTYAIEAPPADYEDRLRRSKFGEPVLVVPEGFEDALLHGDQPVLELVSDSGNRQAEAGAARVRRLVEGFSRERGLLALALRGVSAQVLEPVDLAGRDLASQQSRAAQLTSMLPFFVLMAVLYGALNAALDTTAGERERGSLEPLLVLPAPRWALVLGKWAAVVSVSVLIAVLSCFSFLPAQWLLRSDTLQALFQFGAVEAAWFVAVLLPLACALSALLMAVAIRCRTFKEAQASTSVLLLVVSMLPLVTVFNQDGEAPWHRWVPALAQHALMTRVLKGEALSWELMAVPAGVCVVLAGVGVLAVSRSLRGASLR